In the Anolis sagrei isolate rAnoSag1 chromosome 1, rAnoSag1.mat, whole genome shotgun sequence genome, catctttccatTAGGAAAAATGGGTCAAGCCGCCATAAAGaggctttcccccatgtgatgaggtgagGAAGCCATGACAGAGTGGGGCACGGGATGGCAGGtccccactccccctgcccaaGCACCGCCAGGTTGTGCCAAGACGCCTTCATTCCAGCAGcacatgtgatgaggtctatagtctctggagcagctgaaaaaaagcttgctccctcctcaatgtggcatcttctcaaatatttaaacatgtctaTCGTGTCTCCTTTCAGACTGGGGCCTGAGGCAGAGATGGAAATTTACTCCACTTATTTCTTGCCTTTTATTGTATCTCTTTCTCACCCTTATGATGTGACGTGGATACAGAGAGGTGAAAACATCAGTGTTGCCTAAGGGAGCCATTTGCCCCTGGCCGCCACCACTATTTCCCCACCCAAGTTTTGACAAAGGTCAGAAATGGTGTGACAATGGAGAGAGTTGAGGGGTTTGTGTTTCTTTTGGATTCTACGGAGTACTTCCCTTTTGTTACTCTGTTCCGAGAAGGAGAGGGTTCCTATTTCAGTAAGAGCTAAGGTATAGTACTCACATTAACACATGAAAAGTTGGCCCAGGGTTTTGGGGGAATTTtcttttactgattttttttagaaTTAGAGGCAGTTCTTGAGTTACAAACActtgacttacaaattactcatagttaaagAGGTGAGATAACAAAAGTGAGGGAAATCTGTCCCTCAGAAAGGAAATTAACtccagaaagagttatcatgggagaaagaggtctccactgaaactttatcataaatccttgttttcacaacaagccaaatgttttaAAATCCAATTCTTACAGGATCAGAAAGTGAGGTCAAATTTTCTGATCAGGGAcgcagacaacaaaacaaataccacaggtgtgTTCAGCCTTCCCTACACTATCCATagctttatatatatgtgtgtgtgtgtgtgtgtgtgtgtgtgtgtgtgtggataatgtagggaaggctgaacacacctgtagtatttgttttgttttgttgtctgtgcccctgatcagaaaatttcacctcagtTTCTGATCCTGTAAGTCTTggattttaaaacatatatatatatggttggagttgcacttaaaaatatACCCTTTCCAACTTACATTCAAATTCAagaaaaaaacctacagaacctattttgttcataacttggggactgcctgtagacatgagtatatagggcagGTGGGAGGTGAGCTAATGACCACTTTACAGATTTTGATCCAGGATAAACATTTCCAGATTTTTCACTTCTGCTTCTAAACTAATGTTAATTCCATACAGGAACTTCTCATGTTATTAGATGCCAATGGCTGCTGAAACCAAAAGTCTAAAAtgccttttatttttgtttaaatagATACTTGTGATATTTCGAAATCCTAAAGATACAGCTGTCTCCTATTatcattttcaaaacaaaaatcttTTGCTCCCCAGTGTCGACTCCTGGGATGAATTCTTTCAAAAATTCATGAATGGTGAAGGTACGTCAGAAGTGAGACAGTTGGGATTATTAGGGCCTTGAAATGCTCATGTCCCTCGTGGGAAAGAAAGGCTTTAGTTAGTTACTCTaaggcaggggtgtcaaactcattttcatcaagggcaacatcagtcttatggttgccttcaaatggCCATTAAATGTATGAACAGAGAATATGTGGAAACAGATGGTCaacttttttttacatagtgtttgTGTTTATCCAatttaggtccccagatgttattgaatgacaacccATCTGTGCTGATTATCCACCATATacactggggataatgggaattgcaacccaacactaATTGTAACTCTGTGGATTGGGAAAGACTAAAGGACATTTTACAGTCAGACAAATATATCCAtgagccttgtatctaaattcaaagcccattctccaaactaaaccgccaccttccagatgttattatATCCCAGCTCCCATCATCTGTAGTCATGGTGTCAATTGTTGAGAAAtacaagagttgtagtccagcatctgcaGAGTCATGTAAAATGCCATGACAGGCTAGATTTGGTCTGTGgtccttgagtttgacacatatgATCTAAGGGACTGCCATCATTTAGGTATTTGCAGTAAGACTCTGGAGACATGGGATCCTCTTAGAGTATAATATTGTCAAGAGAAATCCTTAATATAAgttgaaacaatttgaaggcacacaccaccaccatcagttccagcccagcttacctgtctgaacatatctcctcctatgaattaCCTTGgaaattaagattgtctggagaggccctgctctcggtctcacccccatcgcaggtgcatctggtgggaacgagagatggggccttctcagtggtggcccttaactgtagaactccctccccagtgatattagagaagttccctccctcttggccttaagaaggaaagtgaaaacctggctctgaggtcaagcctttggagattaactacagtgcaGTAATAGCTgcagaattatgtgcaatgacttttgGAATGGCCCCAAATTACGCTTGTGATTTTTTATAGTGATAgtaatgttttatatgtatttaatgtgcatttaatttaaattttaaatctttaccttaatgtattttaactgtttgttgttcaaaggcattgaatagttgccatatgtaatgCTGTCTTGAATCCCTTTCAGGGTAGAAAAAGGCAGGctaaaaatagagtaaataaataaataaataaatcttaaattCAAAAGTGTATCCATGGTGAACCTGCAAACAGATATTTGGGACATGTCCTATCTTTGGCATCTTTCATATTTTTGAGTAATTGAATAGAAATATTTTATGTATAGCTATGTCCACATAAGCAAGTGTGGTGCAATGTTTGATTAGAACACCCAGAAACCAGGATTAACATTCCTCCTCTACCATGGAAAACTATTGTTGTCtcaggcaagtcacattctctcagtcttAAGAAGACTGGCAAACCTCTGAATAATAACTCTTGCCAGGAAAAACCTAGAATAGGGTTGCACTGCAGTATTAACTTCTTTTACATCACTTTTTAGATGCAGTGGGAAACATACcatcctccaaatgttgttgactCAAATCTGTGGCCAGAAATTCTGTAGTAAAGTGCCCAAGAACAATGTGGGTAGAGATAAATGGAAGTGAAATGAGTTACAATACTGGCAATACAGGCAAAAAGGGTTCAAACAGACTCCACATTATCTATCAAGAAATATTTAGGCAAGAGAGGCAAATCGTGTTTGGTGAAGTCAATTGCCAATCCATCCCTGCTCCAGGGGAGGAGAGCAGAGGCGTATTGGGGAAAGTCATGTCTCTGTGCCCTTTGGCTATGGGCAGTTACAGCAGAATCATGCGGTTATAATTGTGTGATGTGAAATGGCCCCTGGTCATTCTTACATCACTGCCTTCTTAGAGTACAGTACACCTGTTGAACATCATTAAAATTTAGTTAGATGTAAGTAAGTTTTACATATACATGGAATATGGCTCCAACCCCATGGGCAAACTGCCATAAATGGTTTTGTACTTCAGGTATCCTATGTGAAATTTTTGATGTGTTTGCCAGTGTTGGTGTCATTGTgttatttcttttccatttccagtTTTGATCTATACTTTTGACATGTCCTTTCAGTTGCTTGGCAATCCTACTTTGAACATGCTCTTGCTTGGGACAAACACATGGATGACGAAAATGTCATGATCCTCACATATGAAGAGCTGAAAGAAGTGAGTACATGGACTTGTTTTTCTGAATATACCATTGTAGAAGGAGCTCTCTGTTACCAAgcagtgcatctatactgtagaattaatataatttgaaATCAGTTTAACAacagtggctcaatgctaagggatcctgagatttgtagtttgacaaatTGTTAGCCCTTTCTGCActaattggcagagaaggctaacaaCATCACAGTTTGTATTTATCCGTCCTATTTATGACATTATAACTAACTTgatcatattattattttacagaatCTGTGTGAGGGAATTAAACAAATAGCTGAGTTTTATGCATTTCCTCTTTCTGAAGAGAAGATTAAGTCTCTGGCAAGCAAAGCAACCTTCCAAGAAATTAGAGACAGAGCCTCCCAAACCCACGGTTCAATTGCTCCTGTCATTTTCAGAAAAGGTACCATTTATATGCCATTTAAAGAATCCTTGGTAGAAGGTTAGTTTCAGTACTGTTTCTTCAATGCACATAAGACCTCTCCAGTGGAGAAATTTATGTTAAAGGCAAAtctgagggcacatctacactgatgacAATTTGATGTGAACCCGACAGAGAAGAACATGATTTCACTATGCAGATGACTAAATGTCAAGTTCTGTAATGGGTTCCAAGCCTGGATGGTACTTGTATGCATTACAAAAGCTGGCTATGGAATAGTTCcagaatccacagtatctgcGGCTTCACAGCCATGGGCAATGAATGCCATTTCCCCCAATTCTCCACTTCCATAATGCGCATGTGCCAAAATGCGAGTGGAATCAGCACCTACAGAGTTTTGGAGGGGAGAGGGTACTCTAGAAGATAAAATATACCTTTAtagatttaaaaaaattcaaaatgtatCATTCATTGAGTAGAAAATAGAATATCTTCATAATTTAATAACAAGTGAAAGTATCTTTTTCAAAAGGAAAAGCCTCCAAATACACAGACATTACGTCAATGTTTCTTATTTCCTGGCGGGATTTCTAATCTCTACATTAACTAGTATTTACATGTTTTCTCAGATGGAAATTACTTATGACTCAACTTGCTTAAGGTAACAGTCCTAGAGGTGAGTCGCACTGGACTCACTGAGATCTGCATCTAGAAAAAGCACGTATGTAGAACTTTAGCACAATGTAAGAacgtaaaaatatataatttcattCATACTTTGTAGAGATAGATCTGTATTGTTTCTAGGTGTGTTATCAGTCACCTTGAACCTTGTTACTGAGAGAAAGATAGAATACAaatgaataaaaaagaaaactacaataaaaacaataaagtaaGCAAGCAAAGACAAAACTACATTGAAACATCTTATAGACCTCTGCATCTTCATTTAGGATGGAAGAAATACTGGAATTCATTTCCATTTGTTCTTCTATAGGTGAAGTGGGCGATTGGAAGACATTATTCACGGAAGCTCAGAGCCGGGAAATGGATGCAAAATTTGAAGAGTGTTTAGCAGGAACAAAACTGGGCAGAAGGCTAAGATATGATAAATACTGCAAATTCTGAAGTTAtgccttaatttttttaaaataatgtatattgaACTAAGACttgtatggcaaaagtttgttaattttTGAGATATATCAAACAaaatttataatttaaaaaaaggaatgagcagaatttttttaaaatgccttaAATATGTTAATGACACCTTTTCTACATGAGAAAAGAAATCAAGTACTATATAGAAAACCAATAAACTTTCTCAATTTGTTGCTTCCTTATTTTTAAGTCAGGGGGTcaaattttaaatcatttttagaTCACTTGTCCTATATTTATTGGATCTGCACACCAACTGGCTGGTGTTCCGATATCTTTGACACCTCCAGGCAGGGATTCCCTGGCAAAGGGGAGGAGATGGAGGGGGATTGGCTTGAGGAGGGCCAATCAGCTGTTGAGAGGTGGTTCTCCTAGGAGGAGGGGAGCCCCAAAAAGTCCATGTCCATATTGGAAGATGTAAATGAGTCCTTGATTGGTTTAATTGTTCTGATATTGGGCGATGAGGAAGTTTCCTGGGGAAGGTGACAGCGAGGAGCCTTGGGACAAAAGGTGATGATCTTCATTCAGGCTTTGGGTGTCAAATAAAGGGATCCAATATGTGTGACTTCCCCTTTCCACTGTCAGTTCAACTGAAGTGAGTACTGATCAGCAGTTATCAGATGTTGCAGAGGAAACTACTTGTTCTGTACACAGACACAATGGATCATGATTACCACCTTTGTCCAGGACCTGGCCTATCCTGGATGTTCCAGGAAATTCCTCAGTGGGGCTCTTAGAATTATGTAATCTCAGAACTACATTACACAGAATGTCTAATATAAAGCACCTGTGGTCTTCTGTTTTATTTTCTACTGAGTGTGGATAAGGCACCTGACAAGCTGTTATCAGAAAAGTGGTTGCAGATCTTCTTATTGCTTATCGCTAACTGGTTGGAGTAGATGGTCAAATTTAGTTGAGTTTCGTTTTGTACAACAAGGCCTAGAATATCCAGACAATGAAGCCAAAATTGTAGttactggaggattctgggagttgtggtccaaaaggCAACTTACATAAGCTCTGAGCAGATCATCAAGTGTAGCAGAAAAACCCTGCATTACTTAGATGTATTTTTCCTTCCAGTTTCATGCTCTTGCCACCCAGGGCTGCAATCCTTTTTCCTCCCACCAAGGTATAAATCCTGTTTAAATCAGAGCATTTATCTCTGAGTAGATGTGTAGGTTTGTATTGCTAAGGTGTGGTCTACATTTACACCTTTGACAACAAGATTACAACAGTTAAATAATTTATCAGTATATGGATTGCATCTCCTGCAGCAATGCAGTCTTATAACTCCTGACaagattaattttattttaggaattattattattattattattattattattattattatatacaaatatagaaacattaaaacagaattaaacacaaacagtattttgaaaaattaattaaaaccCATCAAACATATTCCAAGTTAAACATCATAGCATCCTCTGACTTCATCTTCAAATGCCAGTTTGactaaaaaggttttagcctgccgccgGAAAGACAGCAGGGAGGAGGCTAGTCTGACTTCCCTAGGAAgaggggagttccagagtcgaggggcagccaccaagaaggccttctctctcattcccaccaaccaagttggagatggtggtggggccaAGAGAAGGGCCTTGCTTGAAGATCCCtgggcctgggcaggttcatacaagggaatgcagtcagtcaaatagcctggacctgaactgtctagggctttaaaggtcacaa is a window encoding:
- the LOC132761262 gene encoding sulfotransferase 6B1-like; amino-acid sequence: MSKEFVEKFLEDDKDNNDDLLFSYRGVLYPSRLCKVETFEALEAMEARKDDVLIVAYPKCGTNWSRYILNDVVAEIHRDLTPPNNFQLLEFGHPEKIKDINEWPSPRVFTTHLLYDNIPKSFFEKKVKILVIFRNPKDTAVSYYHFQNKNLLLPSVDSWDEFFQKFMNGEVAWQSYFEHALAWDKHMDDENVMILTYEELKENLCEGIKQIAEFYAFPLSEEKIKSLASKATFQEIRDRASQTHGSIAPVIFRKGEVGDWKTLFTEAQSREMDAKFEECLAGTKLGRRLRYDKYCKF